AAGTACTGGTGAAAGTAACCAAGACAGCTTTGATATCCAGCTTAAAGGTTTTTATCAACTCGCCGGTCGTGAGCATGATTTCGTAACTGGCGTGCTTTACAGTGAGCAAAGCGCCGATACACTCACTTTCGCTGCGCTCGATAATGCCTTTTTGCCAGTTGGCAATTTTTACGAGTGGGATGGTAATTTTCCTGAGCCGACGTGGGGCACAGAAACCTCAGTTGCTCAAGATATGGATACCGAGCAAAAAGGGTTTTACGCCGCAACAAGGCTAAATCTCAGTGATGAGCTTAAAGTAATAGCGGGTGGTCGTTTGTCGAGCTGGCAGCGCGAAGGCGAAAGCTATGGCGTCATCACTGATTTTGGCGACAATGGCGTATTTATACCATACGCTGGTGCCTTATACGACCTGTCGACAACGCAGCGAGTGTATGCAAGTTACACTGAAATATTCCAGCCGCAAAATGCCCAAGACCGTAATGGTGATTTCCTTGATCCAATCAAAGGCAAATCATACGAAGTGGGGCTAAAAAGCACGTATCTAGATGATACGCTGCAAACAACATTGGCGATTTTCCAAATCGAACAAGATAACCTAGCTCAAGATGATGTTGGATACATCGTTCCTGGTTCGGTAAATACAGTCGCGCAATATGCTGCTGAAGGCACAACCAGTAAAGGCTTCGAATTTGAAGTGGTGGGTCAATTGACTGACGGTTTTGATGTGCATTTGGGTTATTCACAATATAAAGCCGAAGATGCCAACGGCGTTGAAGTGAATACGGATAATCCAAGAAAGCAGTTTAAGTTGTATACGACTTACCAATTTGTGAATGCTTTACCCGAGTTGACGATTGGTGGTGGCGTGAACTGGCAGGATGACACTTATTCAGTAACGGGCAACGATAGGCTAGAGCAAGATGCCTATGCACTGGTTAGCTTGATGGCAAACTACGCACTGGCAGACAATATGGCGCTACAACTCAACGTAGAAAACCTCTTCGATGAAAAGTACTACAGCCAAATTGGCTTCTTTGATCAGTATCGTTATGGCGCGCCGAGAAATTACAGCTTAAGTTTTAGCTATGATTTTTAGCAGACTGTAAACTAACAAAGCGTGGCTAGTGAGCCACGCTTTATAAGCTATTTTATTAACTTTAAGTTCATTTAAAAGTGTTATCTTTATCATTCTAAATCAAGGAGGTGATTATGAAATGTCCGGAAATAAAGGGCTTGGAATTCTCTGAGCGTTCTAAACAAGCAATTGCACAAATTAAAGATATCGAAGATTTAGGCAGTATGTTAACAACTGCTGTTGCAGCAAGTCAGATTACCACAATCTTTGTGGGTAATAACGCCGCAGTAAGTACAATCAACCTTGCTTCACCGATTTTATTCAATTTTCAAATGCAATGAATGGTGCAGCTTTAATCCCAAGAAGTGCGTTGTTTACTATTGCTGCTACCACATCTTGGAAAGTTGCTGATAATAAAGAAAAGCAATTTTGGAAAGCGGTAGCTAAGGGGTGCAAAGTGCAATGAAACATTTAGTACTAGGTATAGTTGCAGCAGCTGCGATAAGCATTTTTAATGTAAAGGCTTCAGAGGCTTACACTGAAATATATAACAAGCTACCGCTAAGTGAATCGGAATTCTCTTCTTTGCAGAGTAAATTTGATTTGAAGTCGAGTGAGCAAATCATGATGATTGAATTGTTATCAAGCTATAATTCTTTACATAAGAGAAGAATGAGTTGTAGGGCTGTCGACAATACAATTACTGCAAAGCAAATGGATGCTTTGAACATAGACAAAAAGCATTATGTAACCGTGTTATTTTACGTCGATAGTTTAAACAAGAGTAGGTGTGAATTAGCTGAGTATGAGCATTTTTTAAGGTCGCTTGCTGTCAATTTGGTCGCTCAAAAAGATCCAAAAAGCATTGGGCTGATAAATTCCATGAATATTCTATCATCTCGCCTTTATGGAGATTTTAGGGAATTTAAAGCTGAGTTTAACCTCTTACCGGAACAAGTTCGAGAAGCAGCTCTTAACGCTGACTATTTAAAGAAAAATTTCAGGTTATTTGATACGCTTGACGATGTAGCGGAATAAATCGCATGGTGAACTACAGCTTTTATTACTTTTTCTAAAAGTGGTTTCATTCCAACTGGCGCAGCTACTGCTTGCTGCTGCGCCAATACAGTTCGGTGGCGTACAATGCATTCTTCTATTAAATGGCCTTATGACTGCGTGAATCAATTAACTACACGCTTTACTTTAATTTATTTCAAAGCCTATACGCTTGCGGGTTATACCGTCAAATAAGGAATATTTGTGAAACCCTTGCTATTAGTTTTGATATTGTTTGCGTTTGCGCCGCAAACTAACGCTGAAATAATGTCAGTAGATCTTACGCCGACTATTGAGTAACCAGTTGAACAACTTGAACCTGTTCAAAAGACGCTGCTTAGTGAGCTATTAAATAGCGTAACACAACTGGGTGATAGAAAAGCGGCATGCGAAAATGCGCGTGTTATTACACCAAAACAATTACACAGTCTTAATATTACCCCGCAGCAGCGAGGTATCGTTTTATCTTATTTTTATATTCACCAAAAAAGGGAATGTGAAGCCGAAGAATATGGCGAGTTCGCCAGACTTGTTGCGGCGAATTTAGCGGTGCAAAAGCAGTCAGAAGTCTTAAGGTTCGTGAATGCGCTAAACACGGTAAGCTCCAGCGTTTATTTCGATTATGTTGAAACGGAGCTGGAGTTTAACCAGCTACCAGAAAGAGTTCGCAATAAAACCTACCAAGCCGAGTTTTTACAACATCCGTTTAGTCTTATGCATATGCTAGAACAGTTCGAATGATTCGGCGCGTTGTTACTGATTAAGTAAAACCTAAGCTAACATAATACGGTTTAATAATTCGTATGCGGTACGTTTTGCGATATTCACATTGATCGCGAGCGTGCTATTACTCAGTGTTAAACACGTTTATGGTCTGGCAGTAGTGATGTTTATTTCGGGACTCGCGTTTGATGCTACTCGCCTGGTATCAAAAACACGATGATACAAGGCGAGCAACTCAAGTTGTCAGTGATTAGGATGTAAAAGTCGCGCTTACTTCGCGCGACATACCGCTTGTTTATCTGTGGTTTCGCTGTTGCAGGTTAAAAAAGCGGTACCACTTTCATCCAAAAACTCTCCTTGCCACGCACCATCTTTGCCAAGCTTAATTGATAAAAAGCCAAACTTACCTTGCTCATTAACGAGTGCGTTTTGGTTATCAAGTGCATAATCAAATTCGCTAAAGGCATTGGTATCACTGAGGCTGACGCCGCTATTACCGACAACGATTTGCGGAGGACGAGCGGTACTGGCGGCAAAGGTTGAAGACTGATAAATATGCATATGTCCAGCGAGTGATAAAGTCACGTGTTCAGGCAATTTACCTTGTCTGGTGTTCTTCAGCGCGGTTTGCAACATCACGTTTAGTGTGTCTTTGGTTGTCGGGTCTTCAACGCCCCAGATGGGTCTGTGGCTCATAATCCACATGGGTTTGGCTTTGAGTAGTTCGCTTCTGACATTAAGTCGTTGATATTGCTGTTGGTAGACTTTTGTTAGGCCATTGTCTGCACTGGCATCACAGGCATTAGCGCTATCCATTACCCAAACACTGAGCGGTTTTAAGTTGATGGTGTAGGAGTTTTGCACAATGATATGGGCACTTGCAGATTGTGGCGGTTGATTATAATCCCCCTGTGTAGGACATTGCTGTTGCTCAATGGCATCAGGAAGGTTGGCTCCCGGGCCAAAAAAGTAAAACCAGCCAATTCCTGCGCGGCTACAAAGTTCATGATTGCCTCGTGCAAAAATCCATGGTGCGGTTGCTGAAAGATCCGTTGTTGCGGCAAAAAAGTCGGCTTGCCAGTTGCTCCATGTATCTGGTCTTGGGCTATTTAACGCGTTTTGACTGTAGTAGGTATCGTTGAGACCGCAGCTAGTACCGCCATATCCACCATCGCCTGCGTCATAAGCATAGGTATCACCGGAAATCGCACCACCGGTGCCTCGATAGTTGAAATCCCCCATATGGAGCAACAATTGCGGTTGTTGCTTTGCCCCTTGCTCTGCGAGGGTTTTAAACGGCTCGGCGGCAGAGTTGTTTTCGCAAACTGATGACTTGCAGCCGGTATCGCCAAAAACCGCAATTTTATTCGGATCGAATGTCACGGGCGCTAACGAGAACTGGCTACCACTGATGGTATAAGCCGTGTTTGGGGAGATTTTTGCCTCGCATACAGTGACCGGAAAGTGTGTTTGGTTCGGACGCATTGCTCGCAACTGCATCGGCATGGATTTTTTACCAAAGAGCAAGCTTGGGCATTGATTGGCGTCGCTGAGCACGCCGTCAACAACGACGCGCGCGTAGATATTTGGGGCTTCAGTAGTGGAAGGCGCGAACATTGAGTAAGCGCCTAATACTTTGGTATTCGTTTGTTGGACTGCAAACGTGCTGCTACAAGCAATTAAATTGAGCGTCGCAATGGCGATGATGATGCGCATGACTTCATTCCTTTTTGAACAGTTGAATGAAGTTTAATGCATTGTTAACAATTTGCGAGTCTTGAATACGAATATCCTTATTCTCAGCTGATTATTGGTGTTTGCAGCGGTAGAAGCCAGTGACTGTGTCTTGACTAAAGCGCGTGCCGTTAACATAGGTGTCTTGGTTGATTTTACCAAACTGCGCTAGGTTAAATTGCAATCGTGCAAGCATTTCAGCACTCGAGGCCTGCTCAAAGATTTCTGTTACCGGTGGATCGCCAACAAAGTTGGTATACCAAGGAAACCAAGAATTATCCTGCCCACTGACTGTTTGATTCGGATAATAATTCCCCCCTTGCCAACGGTCGAAGGTAAGATCTTCGAGGCTAAATAGGCCAAAACCTGGCTGTGTCATACAAGCATCAGCCGCC
This portion of the Pseudoalteromonas sp. GCY genome encodes:
- a CDS encoding TonB-dependent siderophore receptor, whose product is MNPVNTLPLKTLSFAVMAALGTSALQVQAAQQDNEEIEKIVVTGKYTVNEVIDTATGLGLSLLETPQSVSVITAARIKEQKLDTLTDTVLNAIGVSAKEVDNVRNTLQSRGFDITNYQIDGVPLSWSLAGDSGETIADVAIYERVEFVRGATGLLTGAGDPSASINLVRKHANSTDLTGFASVSLGSWNNKEVMVDVANGLTNDGSVRGRVVAKYEEGDSYLDLFSDESTVLYGVLEADLNTHSTIRVGASYQRNDPTSPTWGALPTFFTDGSKTDWEVEKTTAANWTEWQTTGTNAFVNFSHNFANGWELVANYNKLKYEQDTELLYLFGTLDKTTGEGLASWPYKSTGESNQDSFDIQLKGFYQLAGREHDFVTGVLYSEQSADTLTFAALDNAFLPVGNFYEWDGNFPEPTWGTETSVAQDMDTEQKGFYAATRLNLSDELKVIAGGRLSSWQREGESYGVITDFGDNGVFIPYAGALYDLSTTQRVYASYTEIFQPQNAQDRNGDFLDPIKGKSYEVGLKSTYLDDTLQTTLAIFQIEQDNLAQDDVGYIVPGSVNTVAQYAAEGTTSKGFEFEVVGQLTDGFDVHLGYSQYKAEDANGVEVNTDNPRKQFKLYTTYQFVNALPELTIGGGVNWQDDTYSVTGNDRLEQDAYALVSLMANYALADNMALQLNVENLFDEKYYSQIGFFDQYRYGAPRNYSLSFSYDF
- a CDS encoding metallophosphoesterase, with translation MRIIIAIATLNLIACSSTFAVQQTNTKVLGAYSMFAPSTTEAPNIYARVVVDGVLSDANQCPSLLFGKKSMPMQLRAMRPNQTHFPVTVCEAKISPNTAYTISGSQFSLAPVTFDPNKIAVFGDTGCKSSVCENNSAAEPFKTLAEQGAKQQPQLLLHMGDFNYRGTGGAISGDTYAYDAGDGGYGGTSCGLNDTYYSQNALNSPRPDTWSNWQADFFAATTDLSATAPWIFARGNHELCSRAGIGWFYFFGPGANLPDAIEQQQCPTQGDYNQPPQSASAHIIVQNSYTINLKPLSVWVMDSANACDASADNGLTKVYQQQYQRLNVRSELLKAKPMWIMSHRPIWGVEDPTTKDTLNVMLQTALKNTRQGKLPEHVTLSLAGHMHIYQSSTFAASTARPPQIVVGNSGVSLSDTNAFSEFDYALDNQNALVNEQGKFGFLSIKLGKDGAWQGEFLDESGTAFLTCNSETTDKQAVCRAK